From Lysobacter auxotrophicus, the proteins below share one genomic window:
- a CDS encoding patatin-like phospholipase family protein, whose amino-acid sequence MRRILSLDGGGIRGLVSCLWLAGVEDALVRASKPGLLKSFDLLAGSSTGAIVGCGLAVGLSPTQLAQLYRQHRHMIFPGMAQRLWSRAGRLFTQGVSAPRYDGKGLEEVLQAVFGDTRLGQSKIPLLITSYDTIARKPIVFKSFKPEHAELRMWEVCRASSAAPTYFPAHAMTVEGRARAMIDGGVVANNPTACAIAEAMRKDARVDSAQNLVVLSVGTGERSRPIDLKSAQEWGAIEWAIPIIDVLFDGNTDAVDYIARHLIGDGYFRLQAELMTGLDDLDDVSETNIAALEAMATDYLLHEETRKTLAGLVARV is encoded by the coding sequence ATGCGACGCATCCTTTCGCTCGACGGAGGCGGCATCCGCGGCCTGGTCAGCTGCCTCTGGCTGGCCGGCGTCGAGGACGCGCTGGTTCGCGCTAGCAAGCCGGGGCTGCTGAAGTCGTTCGACCTGCTCGCGGGCAGTTCGACCGGGGCCATCGTCGGCTGCGGGCTCGCCGTCGGGCTCTCGCCGACGCAACTCGCCCAGCTGTACCGGCAGCACCGGCACATGATCTTTCCCGGCATGGCGCAGCGGCTGTGGTCGCGCGCGGGGCGCCTGTTCACGCAGGGCGTCTCGGCGCCGCGCTACGACGGGAAGGGTCTGGAGGAAGTGCTCCAGGCCGTGTTCGGCGACACGCGGCTGGGCCAGTCGAAGATCCCGCTGCTGATCACCAGTTACGACACCATCGCGCGCAAGCCGATCGTGTTCAAAAGCTTCAAGCCCGAGCACGCGGAGCTGCGGATGTGGGAAGTCTGCCGCGCGTCGTCCGCCGCGCCGACGTATTTCCCGGCGCACGCGATGACGGTGGAAGGCCGTGCGCGGGCGATGATCGATGGCGGCGTGGTCGCCAACAATCCCACCGCGTGCGCGATCGCCGAAGCCATGCGCAAGGACGCACGTGTCGACAGCGCGCAGAACCTCGTGGTGCTGTCCGTCGGCACCGGTGAACGCAGCCGCCCGATCGATCTGAAATCCGCGCAGGAATGGGGCGCGATCGAATGGGCGATCCCGATCATCGACGTGCTGTTCGACGGCAACACCGATGCGGTGGACTACATCGCACGGCACCTCATCGGCGACGGCTACTTCCGCCTGCAGGCGGAACTGATGACCGGTCTGGACGACCTGGACGACGTCAGCGAAACCAACATCGCGGCGCTGGAGGCGATGGCGACGGATTACCTGCTGCACGAGGAGACGCGCAAGACGCTGGCGGGGCTGGTGGCGCGGGTGTGA
- a CDS encoding acyl-CoA dehydrogenase family protein, translated as MALHPYDLYDVRSLLTEEERAVQDTVARFTDERVIPIIGDAFDQGRFPKELVGEIAELGLLGSSLPEKYGCAGLNAVSYGLICQELERGDSGIRSFVSVQSSLCMYPIYAYGSEEQRQRWLPDMAAGKVIGCFGLTEPHGGSDPANMKTNARRDGGDWILNGSKMWITNGNLADIAIVWAQTDEGIQGFIVEKGMPGFAAQEIKHKMSLRASVTSSLFFDNVRVPDANRLPNVKGLKGPLGCLTQARYGITWGPIGAAIACLDEVLGYTKERILFDRPVAATQSAQIKMAEMARRITLAQLLVVQLGRLKDAGTMQPAQVSLAKWNNCRMAIDIARECRDLLGGAGITTEHAAIRHALNLESVITYEGTETVHQLVIGRELTGINAF; from the coding sequence ATGGCCCTGCATCCGTACGACCTTTACGACGTTCGCTCGCTGCTCACCGAAGAAGAGCGCGCCGTACAGGACACGGTGGCCCGGTTCACGGACGAACGCGTGATCCCGATCATCGGCGATGCCTTCGACCAGGGGCGCTTTCCGAAGGAACTGGTCGGCGAGATCGCCGAACTCGGCCTGCTGGGCTCCTCGCTGCCCGAAAAGTACGGCTGCGCCGGCCTCAACGCCGTCAGCTACGGCCTGATCTGCCAGGAACTGGAGCGCGGCGACAGTGGCATCCGCAGCTTCGTCAGCGTGCAGTCCTCGCTGTGCATGTACCCGATCTACGCCTACGGCAGCGAAGAGCAGCGCCAGCGCTGGCTGCCTGACATGGCCGCCGGCAAGGTCATCGGCTGCTTCGGCCTGACCGAGCCGCACGGCGGTTCCGATCCGGCCAACATGAAGACCAACGCGCGCCGCGACGGCGGCGACTGGATCCTCAACGGCTCCAAGATGTGGATCACCAACGGCAACCTGGCCGACATCGCCATCGTGTGGGCGCAGACCGACGAAGGCATCCAGGGCTTCATCGTCGAGAAGGGCATGCCGGGTTTCGCCGCGCAGGAAATCAAGCACAAGATGAGCCTGCGCGCGTCGGTCACCAGCTCGCTGTTCTTCGACAACGTGCGTGTGCCCGATGCGAACCGCCTGCCGAACGTGAAGGGCCTCAAGGGCCCGCTGGGCTGCCTGACGCAGGCGCGCTACGGCATCACGTGGGGCCCGATCGGCGCCGCCATCGCGTGCCTGGACGAAGTGCTGGGTTACACGAAGGAACGCATCCTGTTCGACCGCCCTGTCGCGGCGACGCAGAGCGCGCAGATCAAGATGGCCGAGATGGCGCGCCGCATCACGCTCGCGCAGCTGCTGGTCGTGCAGCTGGGCCGCCTGAAGGACGCCGGCACGATGCAGCCGGCGCAGGTCTCGCTGGCGAAGTGGAACAACTGCCGCATGGCCATCGACATCGCGCGCGAGTGCCGCGACCTGCTCGGCGGCGCGGGCATCACGACCGAGCACGCGGCCATCCGCCACGCGCTGAACCTGGAATCGGTCATCACCTACGAAGGCACGGAAACCGTGCACCAGCTGGTGATCGGCCGCGAGCTCACCGGCATCAACGCGTTCTGA
- a CDS encoding glycine zipper 2TM domain-containing protein, translating into MKIQNVRLLGVAAAATIALAGCATSSPGYSTSPSYGGGGYSSAPAQCYDCGTVTRIEQVTTGSSAPSATGAVLGGIVGAVAGHEISRHTGGSKGNQNIATAAGAVGGAVAGNAIQKNTTGASYNVYVRMNDGRTTVVTQRDLGNVREGSYVRVYDGKVHAQ; encoded by the coding sequence ATGAAGATCCAGAACGTCCGTCTGCTCGGTGTCGCCGCTGCCGCCACGATCGCACTCGCCGGCTGCGCCACCTCGTCGCCGGGCTACAGCACGTCGCCCAGTTACGGCGGCGGCGGTTACAGCTCCGCTCCCGCCCAGTGCTACGACTGCGGCACCGTGACCCGCATCGAACAGGTCACCACCGGCAGCAGCGCTCCCAGCGCCACCGGCGCGGTGCTCGGCGGCATCGTCGGCGCGGTCGCCGGCCACGAAATCTCCCGCCACACCGGAGGCAGCAAGGGCAACCAGAACATCGCCACGGCGGCCGGCGCGGTGGGCGGCGCGGTCGCGGGCAACGCGATCCAGAAGAACACGACCGGCGCCTCGTACAACGTCTATGTCCGCATGAACGATGGCCGCACCACCGTGGTCACCCAGCGCGACCTCGGCAACGTGCGCGAAGGCTCGTACGTCCGCGTGTATGACGGCAAGGTGCACGCGCAGTAA
- a CDS encoding phospholipase A, translated as MPSHRHEVPRVPLFLASRAALALVAMAPLSALAQQAPAPATPEACVSIGSDVERLACYDAALGRAARDTRGADIAAKEAKAIQKNLELAEEVVPVPQEAPAPASDVYPMEDTLDRAIANAGKGSLLDSRWEVAKDSKLGTWNFRAYKPMYLLPAFWSSNANQTPSSPNPNNTVATPLEIDDLEAKFQLSFKTKAWENIFGDNGDLWMAYTQSSRWQVYSPDTSRPFRETNYEPEVMLTFRNNYHLGGWNGRLLGIGVNHQSNGRADPLSRSWNRVIGMIGLDRENWALTVRPWWRVKESASDDNNRDIEDFVGRGDATLVYVRGRHQFSIMGRHSLRGGDRSHGAVQLDWGFPIHNSLRGHVQIFDGYGESLIDYNHRATYIGLGVSLLEWY; from the coding sequence ATGCCCTCCCACAGGCACGAAGTCCCGCGCGTTCCGCTTTTCCTCGCCTCTCGTGCCGCGCTGGCGCTGGTCGCCATGGCGCCGCTGTCGGCACTCGCACAGCAAGCCCCGGCTCCGGCGACGCCGGAAGCCTGCGTCTCCATCGGCTCGGACGTCGAACGTCTCGCCTGTTACGACGCCGCCCTCGGCCGCGCGGCACGCGACACCCGCGGCGCGGACATCGCCGCGAAGGAAGCCAAGGCGATCCAGAAGAACCTCGAACTCGCCGAAGAGGTCGTTCCCGTTCCGCAGGAGGCACCGGCGCCGGCGAGCGACGTGTACCCGATGGAGGACACGCTGGACCGGGCGATCGCGAACGCCGGCAAGGGATCGCTGCTCGACAGCCGCTGGGAAGTGGCGAAGGACTCCAAACTCGGCACGTGGAATTTCCGCGCGTACAAGCCGATGTACCTGCTGCCGGCGTTCTGGAGCAGTAACGCCAACCAGACGCCCTCCTCGCCCAATCCCAACAACACGGTCGCCACGCCGCTGGAAATCGACGACCTCGAAGCGAAGTTCCAGCTCAGCTTCAAGACCAAGGCGTGGGAGAACATCTTCGGCGACAACGGCGACCTGTGGATGGCCTACACGCAGTCGTCCCGCTGGCAGGTCTACAGCCCGGACACCTCGCGCCCGTTCCGAGAAACCAATTACGAACCGGAAGTCATGCTGACTTTCCGCAACAACTACCACCTGGGCGGATGGAACGGACGCCTGCTCGGCATCGGCGTGAACCACCAGTCCAACGGCCGCGCCGATCCGCTGTCGCGCAGCTGGAACCGCGTGATCGGCATGATCGGACTGGACCGCGAGAACTGGGCGCTGACCGTGCGCCCGTGGTGGCGCGTCAAGGAAAGCGCCAGCGACGACAACAACCGGGACATCGAGGATTTCGTCGGTCGCGGCGACGCGACGCTGGTGTACGTGCGCGGGCGGCACCAGTTCTCGATCATGGGCCGGCATTCGCTGCGCGGCGGCGACCGCTCGCACGGCGCGGTGCAGCTCGACTGGGGCTTCCCGATCCACAACAGCCTGCGCGGCCACGTGCAGATCTTCGACGGCTACGGCGAGAGCCTGATCGACTACAACCACCGGGCGACCTACATCGGCCTGGGAGTTTCGCTCCTGGAGTGGTACTGA
- a CDS encoding TatD family hydrolase gives MHRLVDTHCHLDVDEFDRDRDEVIARARAAGVTRQIVPAIDAATWPKLREVCAGDDGLYAAYGMHPLLLDRHEDAHLDELRDWIERERPVAIGECGLDYFVEGLDPQRQQQVFDGQLKIAREFDLPVVVHARRAVDAVIASIRRIGGLRGVVHSFSGSQEQAQQLWKQGFLLGLGGPVTYERANRLRKLAASMPLDFLVLETDAPDQPDADHRGQRNEPANMTRVLHTIAGLRGVDPDEVARATTANAERLFALG, from the coding sequence ATGCATCGGCTGGTCGACACCCATTGCCACCTCGACGTCGACGAGTTCGACCGGGACCGCGATGAGGTGATCGCGCGCGCGCGCGCGGCGGGCGTCACGCGGCAGATCGTGCCGGCGATCGACGCCGCCACCTGGCCGAAGCTGCGCGAGGTCTGCGCGGGCGACGACGGCCTGTACGCGGCGTACGGCATGCATCCGCTGCTGCTGGACCGCCACGAGGACGCGCACCTGGACGAACTGCGCGACTGGATCGAGCGCGAGCGGCCCGTGGCCATCGGCGAATGCGGGCTGGACTACTTCGTGGAGGGGCTCGATCCCCAACGCCAGCAGCAGGTGTTCGACGGCCAGCTGAAGATCGCGCGCGAATTCGACCTGCCGGTCGTCGTGCACGCCCGTCGCGCGGTGGATGCGGTGATCGCTTCCATTCGTCGCATCGGCGGGCTGCGCGGCGTGGTGCACAGCTTTTCCGGCAGCCAGGAACAGGCGCAGCAATTGTGGAAGCAGGGTTTCCTGCTGGGCCTCGGCGGGCCGGTGACCTACGAGCGCGCCAACCGCCTGCGAAAGCTCGCCGCAAGCATGCCGCTGGACTTCCTGGTGCTGGAAACCGACGCGCCGGACCAGCCCGACGCCGACCACCGCGGCCAGCGCAACGAGCCGGCGAACATGACGCGCGTGCTGCACACGATCGCCGGGTTGCGCGGCGTCGATCCGGACGAAGTGGCGCGCGCGACGACGGCCAATGCCGAGCGGCTGTTCGCGCTCGGCTAA
- a CDS encoding cold-shock protein: MSGRETGTVKWFNDAKGFGFISRENGEDVFVHFRAIQTQGFKSLKEGQKVTFTVVQGQKGLQADAVQPL, translated from the coding sequence ATGTCAGGTCGTGAAACTGGTACCGTCAAGTGGTTCAACGATGCTAAGGGCTTCGGCTTCATCAGCCGCGAGAACGGTGAAGATGTGTTCGTGCACTTCCGTGCCATCCAGACGCAGGGCTTCAAGAGCCTGAAGGAAGGCCAGAAGGTTACCTTCACCGTCGTGCAGGGCCAGAAGGGCCTGCAGGCCGACGCCGTCCAGCCGCTCTGA
- a CDS encoding DUF6116 family protein, whose protein sequence is MPSPLTAPILGFLSRLSFPRLFLITGALFFADLLIPDFIPLADELLLGMGTLLLASWKKRKDPLPPPAQR, encoded by the coding sequence ATGCCTTCCCCACTTACCGCGCCGATCCTCGGCTTCCTGTCCCGGCTCAGCTTCCCCCGGCTGTTCCTGATCACCGGGGCGCTGTTCTTCGCCGACCTCCTGATCCCCGACTTCATTCCGCTGGCCGACGAACTGCTGCTGGGCATGGGCACGCTGCTGCTGGCGAGCTGGAAGAAGCGCAAGGATCCTCTGCCCCCACCGGCGCAGCGCTGA
- a CDS encoding fumarate hydratase gives MSNTASQPFVASQPVSIRQEDLIQSIADGLQYISYYHPVDYIKNLAKAYEREESPAAKDAIAQILINSRMCAEGHRPICQDTGIVTVFLEVGMNVRWDDATMSVEDMVHEGVRRAYNHPDNKLRASVLADPAGKRTNTKDNTPGVVNVKIVPGNRVDVIVAAKGGGSEAKSKFAMLNPSDSIVDWVLKTVPTMGAGWCPPGMLGIGIGGTAEKAMLLAKESLMEPIDITELQARGPGNRAEELRLELYEKVNALGIGAQGLGGLTTVLDIKVKDYPTHAANLPVAMIPNCAATRHAHFTLDGSGPVMLDAPSLADWPELTYDASKGRRVNLDTLTKDDVASWKPGEVLLLNGKLLTGRDAAHKRMVDMLNKGEPLPVDLRGRFIYYVGPVDPVRDEVVGPAGPTTATRMDKFTEQVLAQTGLLGMVGKAERGPAAIDAIRKHQSAYLMAVGGAAYLVSKAIKAAKVVGFADLGMEAIYEFEVQDMPVTVAVDSTGESVHKTGPREWQARIGKIPVVVE, from the coding sequence GTGAGCAACACCGCAAGCCAGCCGTTCGTCGCCAGCCAGCCCGTCTCGATCCGCCAGGAAGACCTGATCCAGTCGATCGCCGACGGCCTGCAGTACATCAGCTACTACCACCCGGTCGATTACATCAAGAACCTCGCCAAAGCGTACGAGCGCGAGGAATCGCCGGCGGCGAAGGACGCCATCGCCCAGATCCTGATCAACTCGCGCATGTGCGCCGAGGGCCATCGCCCGATCTGCCAGGACACGGGCATCGTCACGGTGTTCCTCGAAGTCGGCATGAACGTGCGCTGGGACGACGCGACGATGTCGGTCGAGGACATGGTCCACGAAGGCGTGCGCCGCGCGTACAACCATCCGGACAACAAGCTGCGCGCGTCGGTGCTCGCCGACCCCGCCGGCAAGCGCACCAACACGAAGGACAACACGCCGGGCGTGGTCAACGTGAAGATCGTGCCGGGCAACCGCGTCGACGTGATCGTCGCGGCGAAGGGCGGCGGTTCGGAGGCCAAGTCGAAGTTCGCGATGCTCAACCCGTCCGACTCCATCGTCGACTGGGTGCTCAAGACCGTGCCGACGATGGGCGCTGGCTGGTGCCCGCCGGGCATGCTCGGCATCGGCATCGGCGGCACCGCCGAGAAGGCGATGCTGCTTGCGAAGGAATCGCTGATGGAGCCGATCGACATCACCGAACTGCAGGCGCGTGGCCCCGGCAATCGCGCCGAGGAACTGCGCCTGGAGCTGTACGAGAAGGTCAACGCGCTCGGCATCGGCGCGCAGGGCCTGGGCGGCCTGACCACGGTGCTCGACATCAAGGTCAAGGATTACCCGACCCATGCGGCGAACCTGCCGGTGGCGATGATCCCGAACTGCGCCGCGACGCGCCACGCGCATTTCACGCTCGACGGGAGCGGCCCGGTGATGCTCGATGCGCCGTCGCTCGCCGACTGGCCGGAGCTGACCTACGACGCGTCGAAGGGCCGTCGCGTCAACCTCGATACGCTGACGAAGGACGACGTCGCCAGCTGGAAGCCGGGCGAAGTGCTGCTGCTCAACGGCAAGCTGCTGACCGGTCGCGACGCCGCGCACAAGCGCATGGTCGACATGCTCAACAAGGGCGAGCCGCTGCCGGTCGACCTGCGCGGGCGTTTCATCTACTACGTCGGCCCGGTCGATCCGGTGCGCGACGAGGTCGTCGGCCCTGCCGGTCCGACCACCGCCACGCGCATGGACAAGTTCACCGAGCAGGTGCTCGCGCAGACCGGCCTGTTGGGCATGGTCGGCAAGGCCGAGCGCGGCCCGGCGGCGATCGACGCCATCCGCAAGCACCAATCGGCCTACCTGATGGCGGTCGGCGGCGCGGCGTACCTGGTGTCGAAGGCGATCAAGGCGGCGAAGGTGGTCGGCTTCGCGGACCTCGGCATGGAAGCGATCTACGAATTCGAAGTGCAGGACATGCCGGTGACGGTCGCCGTGGATTCGACCGGCGAGTCGGTGCACAAGACGGGTCCGCGCGAGTGGCAGGCGCGGATCGGGAAGATTCCGGTGGTGGTGGAGTAA
- a CDS encoding sterol desaturase family protein produces the protein MIATTRRHRSFFAYSAALVGLLSLFAVLCFHFPELLTSKEFRTAYTEQFARHLLLAGLVAAFCMGTVAILRDRNKRVALIGVGSATVAVLLGGTNVTFDAIGKTPYSLGLDWFVISLFFSALVFVPLERYLGQRAISPLRAGWRTDLAYFFMSHVLVQFILILVTASTSTVAALTAFPALKVLIQSMPTWVQFLLAVFVADLAQALLHRAYHNTPWLWRFHAVHHSSREMDWLAGSRIHLVEILLTRSAVMLPLLVLGFSQSAVNAYVILVGLQAVLAHANVGLRFGWLEYVMVLPRYHHWHHARHADYIDVNYAIHLPLVDMLMGTFKLPPDHAWPSEYGVMKLETVPRGIVRQHLMPFRSRKTFDDHVA, from the coding sequence ATGATCGCCACCACCCGCCGCCACCGTTCCTTCTTCGCCTACTCCGCCGCGCTGGTCGGGTTGCTGAGCCTGTTCGCGGTGCTGTGCTTCCACTTCCCCGAGCTGCTCACCAGCAAGGAGTTCCGCACCGCCTACACCGAACAGTTCGCGCGCCACCTGCTGCTGGCCGGACTGGTGGCGGCGTTCTGCATGGGCACCGTCGCGATCCTGCGCGATCGCAACAAGCGCGTGGCGCTCATCGGCGTGGGAAGCGCCACGGTCGCGGTGCTGTTGGGCGGGACGAACGTGACGTTCGATGCGATCGGCAAGACGCCCTACTCGCTCGGGCTTGACTGGTTCGTCATTTCGCTGTTCTTCTCCGCGCTGGTGTTCGTGCCGCTGGAGCGTTACCTCGGGCAGCGCGCGATCTCGCCACTGCGTGCGGGCTGGCGCACCGACCTGGCGTATTTCTTCATGAGCCACGTGCTCGTGCAGTTCATCCTGATCCTGGTGACGGCATCGACCTCGACGGTGGCGGCGCTCACCGCGTTTCCCGCGCTGAAGGTGCTGATCCAGTCGATGCCTACGTGGGTGCAGTTCCTGCTGGCGGTATTCGTGGCGGACCTCGCGCAGGCGCTGCTGCATCGGGCGTACCACAACACGCCCTGGCTCTGGCGCTTTCACGCGGTGCACCACTCCAGCCGCGAGATGGACTGGCTGGCCGGTTCGCGCATCCATCTGGTGGAGATCCTGCTGACGCGCAGCGCCGTCATGCTGCCGCTGCTGGTGTTGGGGTTCTCGCAGTCGGCGGTGAACGCGTACGTGATCCTGGTCGGCCTGCAGGCGGTGCTCGCGCACGCGAACGTCGGGCTGCGCTTCGGATGGCTGGAGTACGTGATGGTGCTGCCGCGTTACCACCACTGGCACCACGCGCGGCATGCCGATTACATCGACGTGAACTACGCGATCCACCTGCCGCTGGTGGACATGCTGATGGGCACGTTCAAGCTGCCGCCGGACCATGCATGGCCGTCGGAATACGGGGTGATGAAGCTCGAGACGGTGCCCCGCGGCATCGTGCGCCAGCACCTGATGCCGTTTCGTTCGCGCAAGACCTTCGACGACCACGTCGCGTAA
- a CDS encoding GNAT family N-acetyltransferase — protein MKLGPTLETQRLILRPPQAEDFEAWAAFKADEETCRHIGGTEPRPAAWRSFAAMIGVWHLKGFAMFSVIEKASGQWVGRVGPWQPEGWPGTEVGWSIVRDRWGRGYGPEAAIVTIDWAFDALGWDEVIHTIAPENTNSKVVAAKLGSTLLRMGRLPAPFDTKDIEVWGQSREQWFARREREGVKR, from the coding sequence ATGAAGCTGGGTCCGACACTGGAAACGCAACGCCTGATCCTCCGCCCGCCACAGGCGGAGGATTTCGAGGCATGGGCTGCGTTCAAGGCCGACGAGGAAACCTGCCGCCACATCGGCGGTACCGAACCGCGTCCCGCCGCGTGGCGCAGCTTCGCCGCGATGATCGGCGTGTGGCACCTGAAGGGTTTCGCGATGTTCTCGGTGATCGAGAAGGCGAGCGGGCAATGGGTCGGCCGTGTCGGCCCTTGGCAGCCGGAAGGCTGGCCGGGCACTGAGGTGGGCTGGAGCATCGTGCGCGATCGCTGGGGCCGCGGTTACGGGCCGGAAGCGGCGATCGTCACCATCGACTGGGCCTTCGACGCGCTCGGCTGGGACGAGGTGATCCACACCATCGCCCCGGAAAACACCAACTCGAAAGTCGTCGCCGCCAAGCTCGGTTCGACGCTGCTGCGCATGGGTCGGCTGCCGGCGCCATTCGACACGAAGGACATCGAAGTCTGGGGGCAGTCGCGCGAACAGTGGTTCGCCCGACGCGAACGCGAGGGAGTGAAGCGATGA
- a CDS encoding DUF456 domain-containing protein yields the protein MDLQVLWYVLAGVLILVGIAGTVLPALPGLPLVFAGMLLAAWAGDFQQVGWFPLVVLGLLTALSVVIDFFATAVGAKRVGASRLAIAGAMVGTFGGLFFGPIGLFTGPFLGALAGELIHGREVRKATKVGFGTWLGIVLGVVLKLGLAFAMLGLFALAWFL from the coding sequence ATGGATTTGCAGGTGCTTTGGTACGTCCTCGCGGGGGTCCTGATCCTGGTCGGCATCGCCGGAACGGTCCTCCCCGCCCTCCCCGGGCTGCCCCTGGTTTTCGCCGGCATGCTGCTGGCCGCCTGGGCCGGGGACTTCCAGCAGGTCGGCTGGTTTCCGCTGGTGGTGCTCGGCCTGCTGACGGCCTTGTCGGTCGTCATCGACTTCTTCGCCACCGCCGTCGGCGCCAAGCGCGTGGGCGCGAGCCGGCTCGCCATCGCCGGGGCGATGGTCGGCACGTTCGGGGGCCTGTTCTTCGGGCCGATCGGGCTGTTCACCGGGCCGTTCCTGGGCGCGCTCGCCGGCGAACTGATTCACGGCCGCGAGGTAAGGAAGGCGACCAAGGTCGGCTTCGGCACGTGGCTCGGGATCGTCCTCGGCGTGGTCCTCAAGCTGGGGCTCGCCTTCGCGATGCTCGGCCTGTTCGCGCTGGCCTGGTTCCTCTAG
- a CDS encoding glycine zipper 2TM domain-containing protein, whose amino-acid sequence MLVGGVAVAAFNSFSNKGTTPATTAEGQLLPGQDGDAVADGAIDANKVEYADVTNVKSITEKEKLYATVIGSDAIRETSTTSTPREVCEDVVVQERAPERDGNVGGTVAGAVIGGLLGNQVGGGNGKKAATVGGAVAGGFIGNQIDKRHVGGKVTSRTERQCHTVASTSESSRVVGYNVTYRNPDGTTGTMRTDSKPGSRILLGDEDKVVGYDVTYRYNGSEQTIRMDERPVAGRLPVIDGQVVTQTASASAPTRG is encoded by the coding sequence CTGCTCGTCGGCGGTGTCGCAGTGGCCGCATTCAACAGCTTCAGCAACAAGGGCACCACCCCGGCCACGACGGCCGAGGGCCAGCTCCTGCCGGGCCAGGACGGCGACGCCGTCGCCGACGGCGCCATCGACGCCAACAAGGTCGAGTACGCCGACGTCACCAACGTCAAGTCCATCACCGAGAAGGAAAAGCTGTACGCGACGGTGATCGGTTCGGATGCCATCCGCGAGACCAGCACCACCTCCACCCCGCGCGAAGTCTGCGAGGACGTGGTCGTGCAGGAGCGCGCCCCGGAACGCGACGGCAACGTCGGCGGCACCGTGGCCGGCGCCGTGATCGGCGGCCTGCTCGGCAACCAGGTCGGCGGCGGTAACGGCAAGAAGGCCGCGACGGTCGGCGGCGCGGTGGCCGGTGGCTTCATCGGCAACCAGATCGACAAGCGCCACGTCGGCGGCAAGGTCACCAGCCGCACCGAACGCCAGTGCCACACCGTTGCTTCGACCTCCGAGTCCTCGCGTGTCGTCGGCTACAACGTGACCTACCGCAATCCGGATGGCACGACCGGCACCATGCGCACCGACAGCAAGCCGGGCAGCCGCATCCTGCTGGGCGACGAAGACAAGGTCGTCGGTTACGACGTGACCTACCGCTACAACGGAAGCGAACAGACCATCCGCATGGACGAGCGTCCGGTCGCCGGCCGACTGCCGGTCATCGACGGCCAGGTCGTCACGCAGACCGCGTCCGCTTCGGCGCCGACCCGCGGCTGA
- a CDS encoding tRNA threonylcarbamoyladenosine dehydratase, which produces MSTIAAVPQTIPEHTLDPAWLERFAGVDRLYGTGTVAHLAGCRVAVIGMGGVGSWVAEALARTGVGHLTLIDADDLCVSNTNRQLPALAGQYGRVKVEAMAERSRAINPQITVEAIASFVTPSNLEEMLDRGFDLVIDACDSFRTKVVMAAWCRRRKLPLIVVGSAGGRTDVTLVRVRDLSRTEHDAMLALVRKKLRSEFNFPKNADRYFGISAIYSLENVKYPQPDGTVCGIRPQVSGDAALKLDCGAGLGAATHITGTFAFAAVGRALELLLKRKGTAKAQGA; this is translated from the coding sequence ATGAGCACGATTGCCGCAGTCCCGCAGACCATTCCCGAACACACGCTCGATCCGGCCTGGCTGGAGCGTTTCGCCGGCGTGGATCGCCTGTACGGGACAGGCACGGTCGCGCACCTTGCGGGCTGCCGCGTGGCGGTGATCGGCATGGGCGGCGTGGGCTCGTGGGTGGCCGAAGCGCTGGCACGAACGGGCGTCGGGCACCTGACGCTGATCGACGCCGACGATCTGTGCGTATCGAACACGAACCGCCAGCTACCGGCGCTGGCCGGGCAATACGGCCGGGTGAAAGTGGAGGCGATGGCCGAACGCAGCCGCGCCATCAATCCGCAGATCACGGTGGAAGCCATCGCCAGTTTCGTCACGCCGTCGAACCTGGAGGAAATGCTCGATCGCGGTTTCGACCTGGTGATCGACGCCTGCGACAGCTTCCGCACCAAGGTCGTCATGGCCGCCTGGTGTCGACGCCGCAAGTTGCCGCTGATCGTGGTCGGTTCGGCGGGCGGCCGCACGGATGTGACGCTGGTGCGCGTGCGCGATCTCTCGCGCACCGAGCACGACGCGATGCTCGCGCTGGTACGCAAGAAGCTGCGCAGCGAATTCAATTTCCCGAAGAACGCCGACCGGTACTTCGGCATCTCGGCGATCTACTCGCTGGAGAACGTCAAGTACCCGCAGCCCGACGGCACGGTGTGCGGCATCCGGCCGCAGGTGTCGGGCGACGCCGCGCTGAAGCTCGACTGCGGCGCCGGGCTCGGCGCGGCCACGCACATTACCGGCACGTTCGCGTTCGCCGCGGTGGGGCGCGCGCTGGAACTGCTGCTCAAGCGCAAGGGCACTGCGAAGGCGCAGGGCGCTTAG